The Macaca thibetana thibetana isolate TM-01 chromosome 11, ASM2454274v1, whole genome shotgun sequence genome window below encodes:
- the CRADD gene encoding death domain-containing protein CRADD isoform X3, protein MEARDKQVLRSLRLELGAEVLVEGLVLQYLYQEGILTENHVQEINAQTTGLRKTMLLLDILPSRGPKAFDTFLDSLQEFPWVREKLKKARKEAMTDLPAVTRQRRTELWEHSSVSPASALNVSTLEPVGMAVPKLTLASIFWT, encoded by the exons ATGGAGGCCAGAGACAAGCAAGTACTCCGCTCACTTCGCCTGGAGCTGGGTGCAGAGGTGTTGGTGGAGGGACTGGTTCTTCAGTACCTCTACCAGGAGGGAATCTTGACGGAAAACCATGTTCAAGAAATCAATGCTCAAACCACAGGCCTCCGGAAAACAATGCTCCTGCTGGATATCCTACCTTCCAGGGGCCCTAAAGCATTCGATACATTCCTAGATTCCCTACAGGAGTTTCCCTGGGTCAGGGAGAAGCTGAAGAAGGCAAGGAAAGAGGCCATGACCGACCTACCTGCAG TGACGCGACAGCGAAGAACAGAGCTCTGGGAACACAGCTCAGTGTCTCCAGCATCAGCATTGAATGTCTCAACTCTTGAGCCTGTTGGAATGGCTGTCCCTAAGCTGACACTTGCTTCAATCTTCTGGACTTGA
- the CRADD gene encoding death domain-containing protein CRADD isoform X7: MEARDKQVLRSLRLELGAEVLVEGLVLQYLYQEGILTENHVQEINAQTTGLRKTMLLLDILPSRGPKAFDTFLDSLQEFPWVREKLKKARKEAMTDLPAGKRQLY; the protein is encoded by the coding sequence ATGGAGGCCAGAGACAAGCAAGTACTCCGCTCACTTCGCCTGGAGCTGGGTGCAGAGGTGTTGGTGGAGGGACTGGTTCTTCAGTACCTCTACCAGGAGGGAATCTTGACGGAAAACCATGTTCAAGAAATCAATGCTCAAACCACAGGCCTCCGGAAAACAATGCTCCTGCTGGATATCCTACCTTCCAGGGGCCCTAAAGCATTCGATACATTCCTAGATTCCCTACAGGAGTTTCCCTGGGTCAGGGAGAAGCTGAAGAAGGCAAGGAAAGAGGCCATGACCGACCTACCTGCAG
- the CRADD gene encoding death domain-containing protein CRADD isoform X8, producing MEARDKQVLRSLRLELGAEVLVEGLVLQYLYQEGILTENHVQEINAQTTGLRKTMLLLDILPSRGPKAFDTFLDSLQEFPWVREKLKKARKEAMTDLPAATLKR from the coding sequence ATGGAGGCCAGAGACAAGCAAGTACTCCGCTCACTTCGCCTGGAGCTGGGTGCAGAGGTGTTGGTGGAGGGACTGGTTCTTCAGTACCTCTACCAGGAGGGAATCTTGACGGAAAACCATGTTCAAGAAATCAATGCTCAAACCACAGGCCTCCGGAAAACAATGCTCCTGCTGGATATCCTACCTTCCAGGGGCCCTAAAGCATTCGATACATTCCTAGATTCCCTACAGGAGTTTCCCTGGGTCAGGGAGAAGCTGAAGAAGGCAAGGAAAGAGGCCATGACCGACCTACCTGCAG